The following proteins come from a genomic window of Amaranthus tricolor cultivar Red isolate AtriRed21 chromosome 14, ASM2621246v1, whole genome shotgun sequence:
- the LOC130799795 gene encoding protein TORNADO 2 translates to MAPSNNVIGAINFIGILLAIPIIGTGIWLASDPENSCIKILQWPVIIIGVLTLIVALAGFVGGFWRNAPLLIFYLIGMLIMIILLACLVVFVFMVTNRGSGHPAPSRAYLEYRLDSFSGFLRRRVNGPFKWALIKSCLSSSSICPELNQTYTTAQDFFNAPLSPIQSGCCKPPTACGYTFINPTFWISPIDTAADMDCLAWNNDQTQLCYSCEACKAGLLASLSKQWRKANIILIIVLILLICVYLFGCCAFRNAKTEEIFRKYKQGYT, encoded by the exons ATGGCACCAAGTAATAATGTGATAGGAGCCATAAACTTTATAGGAATACTACTAGCAATACCAATTATCGGTACCGGAATATGGCTAGCTAGTGATCCAGAGAACTCATGCATTAAGATCTTACAATGGCCCGTTATAATCATAGGTGTATTAACCCTAATAGTTGCCCTAGCCGGGTTCGTGGGGGGGTTTTGGAGAAACGCTCCTTTACTAATATTCTACCTTATTGGTATGCTTATTATGATCATTTTGTTAGCTTGTTTGGTTGTTTTTGTGTTCATGGTAACAAATAGAGGGTCGGGTCACCCGGCCCCTAGTCGGGCTTACTTGGAGTACAGGCTTGATAGTTTCTCGGGCTTTCTTCGACGGAGGGTTAATGGCCCGTTTAAATGGGCTTTGATAAAGAGTTGCTTAAGTTCGTCAAGTATATGTCCTGAGTTGAACCAGACTTATACAACAGCTCAAGATTTCTTCAATGCTCCTCTTTCCCCAATACAG TCAGGATGCTGCAAGCCACCAACAGCATGTGGCTACACTTTTATAAACCCAACATTTTGGATAAGCCCAATTGATACAGCTGCAGACATGGATTGCTTGGCATGGAACAATGACCAAACTCAGCTTTGCTACTCTTGTGAAGCTTGTAAAGCTGGTTTACTTGCTAGTCTTTCTAAGCAATGGAGAAAAGCTAATATTATCTTAATTATTGTGCTTATCCTCCTTATTTGTGTTTATCTTTTTGGTTGTTGTGCTTTTAGGAATGCTAAGACTGAggaaatttttagaaaatataagCAAGGTTATACATAA